One Papaver somniferum cultivar HN1 unplaced genomic scaffold, ASM357369v1 unplaced-scaffold_35, whole genome shotgun sequence DNA window includes the following coding sequences:
- the LOC113342235 gene encoding fumarate hydratase 1, mitochondrial: MAMFNASRRFSSITSSSSTASKLQYYLVRSFSTSFREERDTFGPIQVPSDKLWGAQTQRSLQNFDIGGEREQMPEPIIRAFGVLKKCASKVNMEYGLDPTIGKAIIQAADEVSQGKLNDHFPLVIWQTGSGTQSNMNANEVIANRASEILGHKRGEKFVHPNDHVNRSQSSNDTFPTVMHIAAAVEINSRFIPSLKQLHSSLQCKSLEFSDIIKIGRTHTQDATPLTLGQEFSGYSTQVKYGIDRVLCTLPRMYQLAQGGTAVGTGLNTKKGFDVKIATAVAEETNLPFVTAENKFEALAAHDAFVETSGALNTVSTSLMKIANDIRLLGSGPRCGLGELILPENEPGSSIMPGKVNPTQCEALTMVCAQIMGNHVAITVGGSNGHFELNVYKPMMASALLRSLRLLGDASVSFEKNCVRGIQANNERISKLLHESLMLVTSLNPKIGYDNAAAVAKKAHKEGSTLKEAALKLGVLTSEEFDELVVPAKMIGPSD; this comes from the exons ATGGCGATGTTCAACGCCTCTCgtagattctcaagcataacatcatcatcttcaacagcatcaAAACTTCAGTACTATCTCGTCAGATCTTTCTCCACATCTTTCAGAGAAGAAAGAGATACATTTGGTCCCATTCAAGTCCCTTCTGATAA ATTATGGGGAGCACAAACGCAGAGATCGTTGCAGAATTTCGATATAGGAGGAGAACGAGAGCAGATGCCCGAACCTATAATTCGTGCGTTTGGCGTTCTTAAAAAGTGTGCTTCTAAG GTTAATATGGAGTATGGTCTTGATCCTACCATTGGGAAAGCGATAATTCAAGCTGCTGATGAAGTTTCTCAAGGGAAACTTAATGATCATTTTCCGCTCGTGATTTGGCAAACTGGAAGCGGTACTCAAAGTAACATGAACGCCAATGAG GTAATTGCAAATAGAGCGTCTGAGATACTTGGACACAAACGTGGGGAGAAATTTGTGCATCCAAATGATCACGTCAATAGATCACAGTCATCAAATGACACATTTCCTACT GTCATGCATATTGCTGCTGCAGTCGAAATAAACTCAAGATTTATACCAAGCTTGAAACAGTTGCACAGTTCATTACAGTGCAAG TCTCTTGAATTCAGTGACATTATTAAAATTGGACGAACACACACTCAAGATGCAACACCTTTAACTCTCGGGCAAGAGTTCAGTGGCTATTCTACACAA GTGAAGTACGGAATAGATCGAGTATTGTGTACTCTTCCACGGATGTATCAG CTTGCTCAAGGTGGTACGGCGGTAGGAACAGGATTGAATACTAAGAAAGG GTTTGATGTGAAAATTGCTACAGCAGTTGCAGAGGAAACCAATCTACCATTTGTTACGGCCGAGAACAAGTTTGAAGCTCTG GCTGCACATGATGCTTTTGTTGAAACTAGTGGAGCCTTGAACACAGTGTCTACTTCTCTTATGAAGATTGCAAATGACATACGTTTACTTGGAAG TGGTCCACGTTGCGGTCTTGGGGAACTTATTCTACCTGAAAATGAGCCGGGCAGCAGTATCATGCCT GGGAAGGTAAATCCTACTCAGTGTGAGGCTCTCACGATGGTCTGTGCTCAG ATTATGGGAAACCATGTAGCCATTACAGTTGGTGGATCAAATGGTCATTTTGAACTCAACGTCTACAAGCCAATGATGGCTAGTGCCCTTTTACGA TCATTAAGGTTACTGGGAGATGCATCTGTATCCTTCGAAAAGAATTGTGTAAGAGGAATTCAAGCCAATAACGAGAGAATTTCAAAATTACTGCACGAG TCACTGATGCTTGTCACCTCTTTGAACCCT AAAATTGGTTATGATAATGCTGCCGCAGTTGCCAAGAAAGCACACAAGGAGGGCTCAACTCTGAAG GAAGCCGCTTTAAAACTTGGTGTGCTAACAAGTGAAGAATTCGATGAGCTAGTGGTCCCTGCCAAGATGATTGGCCCCTCGGACTAA